The following proteins are co-located in the Planococcus plakortidis genome:
- the pepF gene encoding oligoendopeptidase F, with protein sequence MVKSLPPRSEVSIEETWNLESLMASPEAFDAALEEIDQETAAYAGKFQGQITDAESALKALESYLAIAEKLVAPGTYASLSYSTDQTDTKAQMRAGKYSAFSAKIGSRLAFVTSELLELPEETLKQAMSESKEFEGYLRKLLRKKPHQLHPAAEKALASYASVFQAPYELYNTTKMVDMDFPDFEAGGTSHPLSYVSFEGDWEAETDTELRRAAFKAFSDKLRDYQHTTAKTYDMQLQTEKTTADLRGYGDIFEYLLFNQEVDRTLYDRQIDLIQAELAPHMRKYARLLQKAHGLDKMTFADLKISLDPEYDPEITVEESKQYINDALGIMGTDYLDMVERSYDERWIDFAQNKGKSTGAFCASPYGDHPYILISWTGRMNEVFVLAHELGHAGHFYHANREQNLFNARPSLYFIEAPSTMNEMLMANHLLKNSEDPKFKRWVISSIVARTYYHNFVTHLLEAAYQREVYKKVDAGENVNAGTLNALKRGVLEEFWGDDVEVTEGAELTWMRQPHYYMGLYPYTYSAGLTISTQMSKRILSEGQPAVDEWIGVLNAGGTKTPVELSKMAGVDITTEQPLRDTIAYIGELVDELERLTEEIEQHN encoded by the coding sequence TTGGTTAAAAGTTTACCGCCACGTTCAGAAGTATCTATAGAAGAAACATGGAATTTAGAAAGCCTGATGGCTAGCCCCGAGGCGTTTGATGCTGCCTTGGAGGAAATCGACCAGGAAACAGCGGCCTATGCCGGGAAGTTCCAAGGCCAGATCACCGATGCCGAATCGGCTCTTAAAGCACTCGAGTCGTATCTGGCAATTGCCGAAAAATTGGTAGCCCCCGGCACTTATGCGAGCCTCTCCTACAGCACAGACCAGACCGATACGAAAGCCCAGATGCGCGCCGGAAAATACAGCGCCTTTTCTGCAAAAATCGGCAGCCGTCTCGCTTTTGTGACAAGTGAACTGCTGGAATTGCCCGAAGAAACGCTGAAGCAGGCGATGTCGGAGTCCAAGGAGTTTGAGGGCTATTTGAGGAAACTGCTGCGCAAAAAACCGCATCAATTGCATCCGGCTGCCGAAAAAGCGTTGGCCTCGTACGCTTCCGTCTTTCAAGCGCCTTACGAGCTGTACAATACGACGAAAATGGTCGACATGGACTTTCCGGATTTTGAAGCAGGCGGCACTTCCCACCCGCTCAGCTATGTATCGTTCGAAGGCGACTGGGAAGCGGAAACCGACACCGAACTTCGGCGCGCTGCATTCAAGGCGTTTTCCGATAAGCTGCGCGATTATCAGCATACGACGGCCAAAACGTACGATATGCAATTGCAGACCGAAAAAACGACGGCTGATTTACGCGGATACGGGGATATTTTCGAATACCTGCTGTTTAACCAGGAAGTCGACCGCACGCTTTATGACCGCCAAATCGACCTGATCCAGGCAGAACTCGCCCCGCACATGCGCAAATACGCGCGCTTGCTGCAAAAAGCGCATGGGTTGGATAAAATGACCTTTGCCGATTTGAAGATTTCCCTGGACCCCGAATACGACCCGGAAATCACGGTCGAGGAATCGAAACAGTATATCAACGATGCGCTCGGCATCATGGGGACCGATTATCTGGATATGGTTGAACGGTCATACGATGAACGCTGGATCGATTTTGCGCAGAACAAAGGCAAATCGACAGGCGCGTTCTGTGCGAGCCCGTATGGTGACCACCCGTATATCCTCATTTCCTGGACCGGGCGCATGAACGAAGTATTCGTCCTTGCACACGAACTTGGGCATGCCGGCCATTTTTATCACGCGAACCGCGAACAGAACCTATTCAATGCACGCCCTTCGCTGTACTTTATCGAAGCGCCGTCGACGATGAACGAAATGCTCATGGCCAATCATCTATTGAAGAATTCCGAAGACCCGAAATTCAAGCGCTGGGTCATTTCGTCGATCGTGGCGAGAACCTATTACCACAACTTCGTTACCCATTTGCTCGAAGCGGCCTATCAGCGGGAAGTGTATAAAAAGGTCGATGCTGGCGAAAACGTCAATGCCGGTACCCTTAATGCGCTGAAACGCGGCGTGCTCGAGGAATTCTGGGGAGACGATGTGGAAGTCACGGAAGGCGCGGAATTGACCTGGATGCGCCAGCCGCATTACTATATGGGGCTTTACCCGTATACCTACAGCGCGGGGCTGACCATTTCCACACAAATGTCGAAGCGCATCTTGTCGGAAGGGCAGCCAGCCGTCGATGAATGGATTGGCGTATTGAATGCAGGCGGCACGAAAACCCCTGTCGAATTGTCCAAAATGGCCGGTGTCGACATCACGACCGAACAGCCGCTGCGCGACACGATCGCCTACATCGGCGAATTGGTAGACGAGCTCGAACGCTTGACCG
- a CDS encoding PaaI family thioesterase, protein MSKTVEHAIQDEYGNDFSWCYGCGRLNEDGLHLRTGWDGEETVTFYEPRKEHTAIPGFVYGGLLASLVDCHGTGSASLALHRKNGHEPGSGEEPPRFVTGSLHVDFLKPTPQGKTLKAVGKVEEIHPKKFKVNVEVFAGEVKVANGEVVAVLMPSTFTS, encoded by the coding sequence TTGAGTAAAACGGTAGAACATGCAATTCAAGACGAGTATGGGAATGATTTCTCCTGGTGCTACGGATGCGGGCGCTTGAACGAAGACGGGCTCCATCTCCGGACAGGATGGGATGGCGAAGAGACGGTGACTTTCTATGAACCGCGGAAAGAACATACGGCGATTCCCGGGTTTGTTTACGGTGGATTATTGGCATCGCTTGTGGATTGCCACGGCACGGGATCGGCGTCGCTAGCGCTTCACCGCAAAAACGGCCATGAACCTGGCAGCGGGGAAGAACCGCCGCGTTTCGTGACAGGTTCCTTGCATGTCGATTTCCTGAAACCGACACCGCAAGGCAAGACCTTAAAAGCGGTGGGGAAAGTCGAAGAGATTCATCCGAAAAAATTCAAAGTGAATGTGGAAGTGTTTGCAGGGGAAGTAAAAGTCGCAAACGGCGAAGTAGTTGCCGTCTTGATGCCCTCGACGTTCACTTCTTGA